In one window of Cydia fagiglandana chromosome 10, ilCydFagi1.1, whole genome shotgun sequence DNA:
- the LOC134668115 gene encoding dnaJ homolog subfamily C member 25 homolog, protein MTKYLHYLFFIFLSWHVATVSSADHLLEGIYCGKENCYEVLGVNRDVTKNEIGKAYRQLARKYHPDMHRDPEAKKVAEEKFKQIATAYEILRDDEERTDYDYMLDNPQEYYAHYYRYYRRRMAPKVDVRIVIAVTISIISVIQYYSAWSKYDTAIKYFMTVPKYRNKALEIAKEETKELNSKSKGNRKSKTEQKEEQDRIIRRVIEENMDIKGAYAKPEITDILWVQLIILPYTISYYIYWYMRWFWKFTILRQPYEEQEKLYLIRKYMKLGQHQFDSLEDSEKQEFLDEELWIKENYAAWKAIKDEEAKKALAENNKYKQYRRYIKSHGVGRMTFDDS, encoded by the coding sequence ATGACGAAGTACTTACATTATCTGTTTTTCATCTTTCTGTCATGGCACGTCGCCACGGTCTCGTCTGCCGATCACCTGCTGGAGGGTATTTATTGTGGAAAAGAAAACTGTTACGAAGTCTTAGGGGTCAACAGAGACGTGACAAAAAATGAAATCGGAAAGGCATACCGCCAGCTGGCGAGGAAATACCATCCGGACATGCACAGAGATCCGGAGGCTAAGAAAGTTGCTGAAGAGAAGTTCAAGCAAATCGCAACCGCATACGAGATACTTCGAGATGACGAGGAGAGGACCGACTACGATTACATGCTTGACAACCCTCAGGAGTACTACGCCCATTACTACAGGTACTACCGGCGGCGCATGGCACCTAAAGTGGATGTTCGAATTGTGATTGCTGTCACTATCTCTATCATATCGGTAATCCAGTACTACAGTGCCTGGTCCAAGTACGATACGGCTATTAAGTATTTTATGACTGTGCCAAAGTATAGAAATAAAGCTCTAGAAATTGCCAAAGAAGAAACAAAGGAACTAAACTCAAAGAGTAAAGGGAATAGAAAAAGCAAGACAGAGCAAAAGGAGGAGCAAGATAGAATCATACGCAGAGTTATTGAAGAGAACATGGACATTAAAGGAGCCTATGCGAAGCCAGAAATCACAGACATTCTCTGGGTGCAGCTAATAATACTGCCTTACACTAtttcttattatatttattggtACATGAGGTGGTTTTGGAAGTTTACCATTTTAAGACAGCCATATGAAGAGCAGgagaaattatatttaattaggaAGTACATGAAGCTAGGTCAGCACCAGTTTGACTCATTAGAAGATAGCGAGAAGCAAGAGTTTCTTGATGAAGAGTTGTGGATTAAAGAGAACTATGCAGCTTGGAAGGCAATTAAAGATGAAGAAGCCAAGAAGGCTTTAGCCGAAAATAACAAATACAAACAGTATCGGAGATACATCAAGTCACATGGGGTGGGACGAATGACTTTTGATGACTCTTGA
- the LOC134668102 gene encoding DALR anticodon-binding domain-containing protein 3 → MIENVADTFTNSVFLFLTGEIRDGQGLLIKRHSESLNVHGDFSFPNKVKSWHGYIDASKAKANDDSLMQCIGKSTEELVRESQNWILQVNKVKEHKDRIHLFLDRTKSIRRGLTEALNTNATVIKRLNETLDSVTCDPLCNDDSLTTLRLRNLSRTIQNLCTLCGNKTPIFVSSKSSSICPDGSRMVLCGAVVNAKTGSKEKSVDGNEFIQLRQDEMTLIAQHKYGVRVSTDSKWREFIANLGESAAIFELLRTKPSSAVKINFDCSSTGSSKGASFILYNCARLETIVRTFNEKVDDGTYPPISDFEHTDFSLLTQEDEWSLIFNFVMGFPSLINNSMDVGETTCEFRPHQICSFLCSMVRVFSQYYRRVRILTEPRKHLLPVLYARIHMLKILNETLKICLKILNIKSVTQM, encoded by the exons atgaTAGAAAACGTTGCAGATACATTCACTAATAGCGTTTTTTTGTTTCTAACTGGAGAAATCAGAGACGGGCAAGGATTGTTGATAAAAAGACATTCTGAAAGTTTAAACGTACACGGCGACTTCAGCTTTCCAAATAAAGTGAAATCCTGGCACGGATACATTGATGCTTCAAAGGCGAAAGCAAACGATGATAGCTTGATGCAGTGCATCGGAAAATCAACAGAAGAATTAGTTCGTGAATCACAAAATTGGATCCTACAAGTAAACAAAGTGAAAGAACATAAAGACCGGATTCACTTATTTCTCGACCGCACAAAGTCTATTCGTAGAGGATTGACAGAAGCCTTAAATACCAACGCCACGGTTATCAAAAGATTAAATGAGACACTTGATTCAGTTACGTGTGATCCACTTTGTAATGATGATAGTTTGACGACCCTCCGTTTACGAAATCTAAGCAGAACTATACAGAATCTTTGTACTCTCTGTGGGAATAAGACGCCCATATTTGTAAGCTCAAAATCGTCCAGTATTTGCCCTGATGGTAGTAGAATGGTGCTGTGTGGGGCTGTTGTTAATGCTAAAACAGGCAGCAAGGAAAAATCTGTTGATGGGAATGAATTTATACA GCTGCGCCAAGATGAGATGACACTAATTGCTCAACACAAGTATGGGGTGAGGGTGTCCACAGACTCAAAATGGAGAGAGTTCATAGCTAACCTTGGGGAATCAGCTGCCATATTTGAATTGCTTCGGACCAAACCTAGTAGTGCAGTCAAAATTAATTTTGACTGCTCTTCAACAGGGTCAAGTAAAG GAGCTTCTTTCATACTGTACAACTGTGCCAGGCTGGAGACTATTGTGCGGACATTTAATGAGAAAGTTGATGACGGAACTTATCCTCCTATATCAGACTTTGAGCATACGGATTTCAGTTTACTAACACAGGAA GATGAATGGAGCTTAATATTCAACTTCGTAATGGGGTTCCCATCTCTCATAAACAACTCCATGGATGTAGGGGAAACTACATGCGAATTCCGTCCACACCAGATCTGCAGCTTTTTGTGCTCTATGGTCAGGGTGTTTAGCCAATACTACAGGAGAGTTAGGATACTAACA GAGCCAAGAAAGCATCTGTTGCCAGTATTGTACGCCAGAATCCACATGTTAAAAATATTGAACGAGACCCTCAAGATATGCttgaaaatattgaatattaaaagtGTTACGCAAATGTAA